A part of Streptomyces sp. NBC_01497 genomic DNA contains:
- a CDS encoding alanine racemase has product MGPISEEAVAGLAETRVDHRFKGLPPDAEGLTVGELAAQHRSLFTGGFTTPVLALSAERLEHNLALLETYTARHGLDFAPHGKTSMAPQLFARQLAHGAWGITAAVPHQVRVYRAYGIQRIFLANEVVDAAALRWIAAELDADPDFRFVCYVDSVRGVELMDEALRAAGASRPVEVVVELGAGEGARTGARTEADCTAVADAVAAAGTLRLTGVAGYEGEVPDADSERVRAYLRRLVALAAGFDAQGRFAGAGDIVISAGGSAWFDAVADVFETIPELSAPVVKLLRSGAYVSHDDGHYRHLTPFNRVPQEGALEPAFRLWAQVVSRPTGEQAFVNAGKRDAAYDLDLPEAQVVRDGRTGEIRAADGIAVARLSDQHAWITTGPGADLEVGDWLGMGLSHPCTSFDKWQLIPVVTADGTVTDLVRTFF; this is encoded by the coding sequence ATGGGCCCGATCAGCGAGGAGGCCGTCGCAGGCCTCGCAGAGACCCGCGTCGACCACCGGTTCAAGGGGCTGCCGCCCGACGCGGAGGGGCTGACCGTCGGGGAGCTCGCCGCGCAGCACCGCTCCCTGTTCACCGGCGGCTTCACCACCCCGGTGCTCGCCCTGTCCGCCGAGCGGCTTGAGCACAACCTCGCGCTGCTGGAGACCTACACCGCACGCCACGGCCTGGACTTCGCGCCGCACGGCAAGACGTCCATGGCGCCGCAGCTGTTCGCGCGACAGCTCGCGCACGGCGCCTGGGGCATCACGGCGGCCGTCCCGCACCAGGTGCGGGTCTACCGGGCGTACGGGATCCAGCGGATCTTCCTCGCCAACGAGGTCGTCGACGCGGCGGCCCTGCGCTGGATCGCCGCCGAACTGGACGCCGACCCGGACTTCCGCTTCGTCTGCTACGTCGACTCCGTACGCGGCGTGGAGCTGATGGACGAGGCGCTGCGCGCGGCGGGCGCGAGCCGGCCCGTCGAGGTCGTCGTGGAACTCGGCGCGGGCGAGGGCGCGCGGACCGGCGCCCGCACGGAGGCCGACTGCACGGCGGTCGCCGACGCGGTCGCCGCGGCCGGCACGCTCCGGCTGACCGGCGTCGCGGGGTACGAGGGCGAGGTGCCCGACGCCGACAGCGAGCGGGTGCGTGCCTACCTGCGGCGCCTGGTGGCGCTCGCGGCCGGCTTCGACGCTCAGGGCCGGTTCGCCGGGGCCGGGGACATCGTGATCAGCGCGGGCGGCAGCGCCTGGTTCGACGCGGTGGCGGACGTGTTCGAGACGATCCCCGAGCTGTCCGCGCCGGTCGTGAAGCTGCTGCGCTCGGGGGCGTACGTCTCGCACGACGACGGCCACTACCGCCACCTCACACCGTTCAACCGGGTGCCGCAGGAAGGCGCGCTGGAGCCCGCGTTCCGGCTGTGGGCGCAGGTCGTCTCCCGCCCGACGGGTGAGCAGGCGTTCGTCAACGCGGGCAAGCGGGACGCCGCCTACGATCTGGACCTGCCGGAGGCGCAGGTCGTACGGGACGGGCGCACCGGCGAGATCCGCGCGGCCGACGGCATCGCGGTGGCCCGCCTGTCCGACCAGCACGCCTGGATCACCACCGGGCCGGGCGCGGACCTGGAGGTCGGGGACTGGCTCGGGATGGGCCTCTCGCACCCGTGCACGTCGTTCGACAAATGGCAGCTGATCCCCGTGGTCACGGCCGACGGCACGGTCACGGACCTCGTCCGTACGTTCTTCTGA
- a CDS encoding RidA family protein → MSDKTALTPATHTEPPAKFSHGVRKGNILQVAGQVGFLPAVAGQAPTPAGPTLREQTLQTLANVKAILEEGGASWDDVMMMRVYLTDVTHFAEMNEIYNAYFAEQNLQAPPSARTTVYVALPPGLLIEIDALAVLG, encoded by the coding sequence ATGAGCGACAAGACCGCGCTGACCCCCGCCACCCACACCGAGCCGCCGGCGAAGTTCTCGCACGGCGTGCGCAAGGGCAACATCCTGCAGGTCGCGGGCCAGGTCGGCTTCCTGCCGGCCGTCGCGGGCCAGGCCCCCACGCCCGCGGGCCCCACCCTGCGCGAGCAGACGCTCCAGACCCTCGCGAACGTCAAGGCGATCCTGGAGGAGGGGGGCGCGAGCTGGGACGACGTGATGATGATGCGCGTCTACCTCACCGACGTGACCCACTTCGCGGAGATGAACGAGATCTACAACGCGTACTTCGCGGAGCAGAACCTGCAGGCCCCGCCGTCCGCCCGTACGACGGTGTACGTGGCGCTGCCCCCGGGCCTGCTGATCGAGATCGACGCGCTGGCCGTCCTCGGCTGA
- a CDS encoding SCO4983 family protein, which translates to MYEQIRTRSVHSMAAPRPDVPHRSREEELDSQLAGYLTALLTVTDELGLDEAARRVLREIVRLRGTEPVRAAAVDDAGHRAGLHRRAAAAAARALVVAESRADAAATEVLTERLAAHTRALREGAQLTGAH; encoded by the coding sequence ATGTACGAGCAGATCCGCACCAGGTCGGTCCACTCGATGGCCGCGCCGCGCCCCGACGTCCCGCACCGCAGCCGCGAGGAGGAGCTGGACAGCCAGCTCGCCGGCTACCTGACCGCCCTCCTCACCGTCACCGACGAGCTCGGCCTCGACGAGGCGGCGCGGCGCGTGCTGCGGGAGATCGTCCGGCTGCGCGGCACCGAACCCGTACGGGCCGCCGCGGTGGACGACGCCGGACACCGTGCCGGACTACACCGCCGGGCCGCCGCCGCCGCGGCGCGCGCCCTCGTCGTCGCCGAGTCCCGCGCGGACGCGGCGGCCACCGAGGTGCTGACGGAGCGCCTGGCGGCGCACACGCGGGCGCTGCGCGAGGGAGCCCAGCTCACGGGCGCGCACTGA
- a CDS encoding WXG100 family type VII secretion target, with amino-acid sequence MGDDKDLDVSADDLTHLVGGLNKMRDHLGDQVRRMSTLVDTIEGGWQSDAGDGYRENHLRVAKDVVRVGELLGVVEEAVRLSRDGFTDQEADTLRRMNDEARHIDAGAGAQDFASTPHSRILDV; translated from the coding sequence ATGGGCGACGACAAGGACCTCGACGTATCGGCGGACGACCTCACCCATCTCGTGGGCGGCCTGAACAAGATGCGGGACCACCTGGGCGACCAGGTCCGGCGCATGTCCACCCTCGTCGACACGATCGAGGGCGGCTGGCAGAGCGACGCCGGTGACGGCTACCGCGAGAACCACCTCCGGGTGGCCAAGGACGTGGTCCGCGTCGGCGAACTCCTGGGCGTCGTCGAGGAGGCGGTCCGCCTCAGCCGCGACGGCTTCACCGACCAGGAGGCGGACACGCTCCGCCGCATGAACGACGAGGCCCGGCACATCGACGCGGGAGCGGGGGCCCAGGACTTCGCGAGCACCCCGCACAGCCGCATCCTGGATGTCTGA
- a CDS encoding sugar kinase produces the protein MRRDIGSIGRSRRVTEVVCVGESMVTFVPSRPGRLADVPSFARGIGGAESNVACALAAAGHRSAWVSRVGADGFGDHLVEAIGAYGVDTSAVRRDTERPTGIYFRTANDRATTAHEVAYYRAGSAASAMSPANMPLGLLDDCRVLHLSGITAALSPDCLALLETLTARRPGRPLVSFDVNHRPRLWRDAAGARVLLDLARGADLVFVGEDEAAEAWDVRGAEAIRAALPEPATLIVKRGAAGATLFTGGTSVTAPALSVDVVAPVGAGDAFAAGVLSATLRGLPPAERLRHGHLMAASVLTVEADVCVPPERAHADRLAALGEREWAALRLSAGWTDAGRKDAGATDPAAAPAPDPAAGDAGAAGAVRTP, from the coding sequence ATCCGACGCGACATCGGGTCAATCGGGAGGAGCCGGCGAGTGACCGAGGTTGTGTGCGTGGGCGAGTCCATGGTCACGTTCGTACCGTCGCGGCCCGGCCGCCTCGCGGACGTGCCCTCCTTCGCCCGCGGTATCGGCGGCGCGGAGTCCAACGTGGCCTGCGCGCTGGCCGCCGCGGGCCACCGGTCCGCCTGGGTCAGCCGGGTCGGGGCCGACGGCTTCGGGGACCACCTGGTCGAGGCGATAGGGGCGTACGGGGTCGACACCTCGGCGGTACGGCGCGACACGGAGCGTCCCACCGGCATCTACTTCCGCACCGCCAACGACCGGGCGACGACCGCGCACGAGGTCGCGTACTACCGGGCGGGTTCCGCGGCCTCCGCGATGTCCCCCGCGAACATGCCGCTCGGCCTCCTCGACGACTGTCGCGTCCTCCACCTCTCCGGCATCACCGCCGCCCTGTCGCCGGACTGCCTCGCCCTCCTCGAAACCCTCACCGCGCGGCGGCCCGGCAGGCCCCTGGTGTCCTTCGACGTCAACCACCGGCCCCGGCTGTGGCGCGACGCCGCCGGCGCCCGGGTCCTGCTGGACCTCGCGCGCGGCGCCGACCTCGTCTTCGTCGGCGAGGACGAGGCGGCGGAGGCCTGGGACGTGCGTGGCGCCGAGGCGATCCGGGCGGCCCTGCCCGAGCCTGCGACGCTGATCGTCAAGCGGGGAGCGGCGGGTGCCACGCTGTTCACCGGCGGCACCTCGGTGACCGCGCCCGCGCTCAGCGTCGACGTCGTGGCTCCGGTCGGCGCGGGCGACGCCTTCGCCGCGGGCGTCCTGTCCGCGACGCTGCGCGGCCTGCCGCCCGCCGAACGGCTGCGGCACGGCCACCTGATGGCTGCCTCCGTCCTGACGGTCGAGGCCGACGTGTGCGTACCGCCGGAGCGTGCCCACGCCGACCGGCTGGCCGCGCTCGGCGAACGGGAGTGGGCGGCGCTGCGGCTCTCGGCGGGCTGGACGGACGCGGGCCGCAAGGACGCCGGCGCGACGGACCCGGCCGCGGCCCCCGCACCGGACCCGGCCGCCGGTGACGCGGGAGCCGCCGGGGCGGTGCGTACGCCATGA
- a CDS encoding chitinase: MERTRRRSWLRRTAGGAVAALAAGALSLAGLAGTAHAADINVAKNGGYESGLANWTCAAGTTAVVSSPVHGGSAALRGTPAGQDFAQCAQTVAVAPNSSYTLSAWVQGSYTYLGATGTGTTDPQTWTPGSSGWTQLKTTFTTGPSTKSVSVYTHGWYGQAAYDVDDLTLVGPDGGGGGDTGPQAPATPGGLSASGATASSVNLNWGAASGATGYNVYQGATKIQSTSGTSATVSGLAANTTYQFQVSATNSAGESAKSTAVSVTTTSGGGTTPPGGSPSVPKHAVTGYWQDFNNGATVQKLRDVPSNYDIIAVAFADATSTPGQLGFTLDPAVGYSSAADFKADIAAKKAAGKSVILSVGGQNGTVSVNSASSATEFANSAYSLMQTYGFNGIDIDLENGVNSTYMAQALHQLAAKAGSGFVLTMAPQTLDMQSTGTEYFKLALAVKDILTVVNTQYYNSGSMLGCDGKVYSQGSVDFITALACIQLQGGLSPSQVGIGVPASTSGAGSGYVAPSVVDNALDCLAKGSNCGSFKPSTTWPGLRGAMAWSTNWDASAGNAWSNTVGPHVHALP, translated from the coding sequence GTGGAACGCACCAGACGCAGATCCTGGCTCCGCAGAACCGCGGGCGGCGCCGTCGCCGCCCTCGCGGCCGGGGCGCTGAGCCTCGCCGGACTCGCCGGCACCGCGCACGCCGCCGACATCAACGTGGCCAAGAACGGCGGTTACGAGTCCGGGCTCGCCAACTGGACCTGTGCGGCGGGCACCACCGCCGTGGTCTCCTCCCCCGTGCACGGCGGCTCCGCCGCTCTCCGGGGCACGCCCGCCGGGCAGGACTTCGCGCAGTGCGCGCAGACCGTGGCCGTCGCGCCCAACTCCTCGTACACGCTCAGCGCCTGGGTCCAGGGCTCGTACACGTACCTGGGTGCCACCGGCACCGGTACGACCGACCCGCAGACCTGGACACCCGGCAGCTCCGGCTGGACGCAGCTGAAGACGACGTTCACGACGGGCCCGTCCACGAAGTCCGTCAGCGTCTACACACACGGCTGGTACGGCCAGGCCGCGTACGACGTGGACGACCTCACCCTCGTGGGCCCGGACGGCGGCGGGGGCGGCGACACCGGCCCGCAGGCGCCCGCCACGCCGGGCGGGCTGAGCGCGAGCGGCGCCACCGCGTCCTCCGTGAACCTGAACTGGGGCGCCGCCTCCGGCGCCACCGGCTACAACGTCTACCAGGGCGCGACGAAGATCCAGTCGACGTCCGGCACGTCCGCGACGGTCTCCGGGCTCGCCGCGAACACGACGTACCAGTTCCAGGTCAGCGCGACCAACTCCGCGGGCGAGTCCGCGAAGTCGACGGCCGTGAGCGTGACGACCACCTCGGGCGGCGGCACCACCCCGCCCGGCGGCTCCCCCTCCGTGCCGAAGCACGCGGTCACGGGCTACTGGCAGGACTTCAACAACGGCGCCACCGTGCAGAAGCTGCGGGACGTCCCCTCGAACTACGACATCATCGCCGTGGCGTTCGCGGACGCCACGAGCACGCCCGGCCAGCTCGGCTTCACCCTCGACCCGGCGGTCGGCTACTCCTCCGCCGCCGACTTCAAGGCGGACATCGCCGCGAAGAAGGCCGCGGGCAAGTCCGTGATCCTCTCGGTGGGCGGCCAGAACGGCACGGTCTCCGTCAACAGCGCCTCGTCCGCGACGGAGTTCGCGAACTCGGCGTACTCGCTGATGCAGACCTACGGCTTCAACGGCATCGACATCGACCTGGAGAACGGCGTCAACTCCACCTACATGGCGCAGGCGCTGCACCAGCTTGCCGCGAAGGCCGGCTCCGGGTTCGTCCTGACGATGGCGCCGCAGACGCTGGACATGCAGTCCACGGGCACCGAGTACTTCAAGCTGGCGCTCGCGGTGAAGGACATCCTCACCGTCGTCAACACCCAGTACTACAACAGCGGTTCGATGCTGGGCTGCGACGGCAAGGTCTACTCGCAGGGCTCCGTCGACTTCATCACGGCACTCGCCTGCATCCAGCTCCAGGGCGGCCTCTCACCCTCGCAGGTCGGCATCGGCGTACCGGCGTCGACGAGCGGCGCGGGCAGCGGCTACGTGGCGCCGTCCGTCGTCGACAACGCGCTGGACTGCCTCGCCAAGGGCAGCAACTGCGGTTCCTTCAAGCCCTCGACGACCTGGCCGGGCCTGCGCGGCGCGATGGCCTGGTCGACCAACTGGGACGCCTCGGCCGGCAACGCCTGGTCGAACACGGTGGGCCCGCACGTGCACGCCCTGCCGTAA
- a CDS encoding IclR family transcriptional regulator: protein MSQTVDRALSILPLLARGPADLGEVAEALGVHKSTAMRLLRTLNEHGLVHRQRDQRYRLGAKLFTLAQEAALNLDVRDVAHPHLMALNESCGHTVHLAVYEEREVLYIDKVESRYPVRMYSRIGKSVPITVAAVAKLLLADLPEPERRALAERLDYPMYTPRSTPDAPAFLRELAVVRDQGWATDLGGHEESINCVGAPIKGPDGRVVAAMSVSAPNVVVTAEELLGLLPQVRRTADAVSREYAGTTPPKEATG from the coding sequence ATGAGCCAGACCGTCGACCGCGCCCTGAGCATCCTGCCGCTGCTCGCCCGCGGCCCCGCCGACCTCGGCGAGGTCGCCGAGGCGCTCGGCGTCCACAAGTCGACCGCGATGCGGCTGCTGCGCACCCTGAACGAGCACGGCCTCGTGCACCGCCAGCGCGACCAGCGCTACCGGCTCGGCGCCAAGCTGTTCACCCTCGCCCAGGAAGCCGCCCTGAACCTCGACGTGCGCGACGTCGCGCACCCGCATCTGATGGCCCTCAACGAGAGCTGCGGGCACACCGTCCACCTGGCGGTCTACGAGGAGCGCGAGGTCCTCTACATCGACAAGGTCGAGAGCCGCTACCCGGTCCGGATGTACTCGCGGATCGGCAAGTCCGTGCCGATCACCGTCGCGGCGGTCGCCAAACTGCTGCTCGCCGACCTCCCGGAGCCGGAGCGGCGGGCGCTCGCCGAGCGCCTCGACTACCCCATGTACACGCCCCGTTCGACGCCCGACGCGCCCGCGTTCCTCCGGGAGCTGGCCGTCGTGCGCGACCAGGGCTGGGCCACCGACCTCGGTGGCCACGAGGAGTCCATCAACTGTGTGGGCGCCCCGATCAAGGGACCCGACGGACGGGTGGTTGCCGCGATGTCGGTCTCGGCACCGAACGTCGTCGTGACCGCCGAGGAACTCCTCGGACTGCTGCCGCAGGTCCGCCGCACGGCGGACGCCGTCAGCAGGGAGTACGCAGGTACCACACCACCCAAGGAAGCAACAGGATGA
- a CDS encoding polysaccharide deacetylase family protein — protein MGTAAGALALAALLAGCGSDHVRAAGPGAGAADGKAPPRPSASASPSPTHRPLPSQTSTPDPALPPPVVSMDIAHAALSGGKAVNITIDDGPDPAWTPQVLHVLKENGVRATFCMIGPQAAAHPDLVKAVVAAGHRLCDHTVDHDESMNHKSRAYQKHEILAAATQIAQASGGVKPQYYRAPGGAFTPYSRQVAAAAGLRPLGWNVDAKDWERPGVGAIQATVKDELSNGPTILFHDGGGDRSQTVQALGQLLPWLRHHGYAFSFPVR, from the coding sequence ATGGGGACGGCGGCGGGAGCGCTGGCGCTGGCCGCGCTGCTCGCGGGGTGCGGGTCCGACCATGTGCGGGCGGCCGGTCCCGGGGCGGGCGCGGCCGACGGGAAGGCGCCGCCCCGCCCGTCCGCGTCGGCGAGCCCGTCGCCGACGCACCGGCCGCTGCCCTCACAGACCTCGACGCCCGATCCCGCGCTGCCGCCGCCCGTCGTGTCGATGGACATCGCGCACGCGGCCCTCAGCGGCGGCAAGGCGGTCAACATCACGATCGACGACGGGCCGGACCCGGCGTGGACGCCCCAGGTGCTGCACGTGCTGAAGGAGAACGGCGTCAGGGCGACGTTCTGCATGATCGGGCCGCAGGCCGCCGCCCATCCGGACCTGGTGAAGGCGGTCGTCGCGGCCGGCCACCGGCTGTGCGACCACACCGTGGACCACGACGAGTCGATGAACCACAAGAGCCGGGCGTACCAGAAGCACGAGATCCTGGCGGCGGCCACCCAGATAGCCCAGGCGTCGGGCGGCGTGAAGCCGCAGTACTACCGGGCGCCGGGCGGCGCCTTCACCCCGTACAGCAGGCAGGTCGCGGCGGCGGCCGGACTGCGGCCGCTCGGCTGGAACGTGGACGCGAAGGACTGGGAGCGGCCGGGCGTCGGCGCCATCCAGGCGACCGTCAAGGACGAGCTGTCGAACGGCCCGACGATCCTCTTCCACGACGGGGGCGGGGACCGCAGCCAGACCGTGCAGGCGCTCGGGCAGCTGCTGCCGTGGCTGCGCCACCACGGCTACGCGTTCAGCTTCCCGGTGCGCTGA
- a CDS encoding chitinase, whose product MHLTSLPRRAALAVAGLAAAATVFALPAAAQAAPAPQAAPAASAAAVPAHAVTGYWQDFDNGAQVQKLADVPDQYDIIAVAFANATTTPGQIAFSLDPAVGYTSDAQFTADIAAKQAEGKSVVLSVGGQNGTVSVSDAASASAFADSAYALMQQYGFNGIDIDLENGLNSTYMAQALHQLAAKAGSGFVLTMAPQTIDMQSTSAEYFKTALAVKDILTVVNMQYYNSGSMLGCDGKVYSQGSVDFITALACIQLQGGLDPSQVGIGVPASSSAAGSGYVAPSVVDDALDCLTKGSNCGSFTPPTTWPGVRGAMAWSTNWDASAGSAWSSTVGGHVHSL is encoded by the coding sequence GTGCACCTCACCTCACTCCCCCGCAGGGCCGCCCTCGCGGTGGCCGGACTGGCCGCCGCCGCGACGGTGTTCGCCCTGCCGGCAGCCGCCCAGGCGGCACCGGCACCCCAGGCCGCACCGGCCGCGTCGGCGGCCGCCGTCCCGGCGCACGCCGTCACCGGCTACTGGCAGGACTTCGACAACGGCGCGCAGGTCCAAAAGCTCGCCGACGTGCCCGACCAGTACGACATCATCGCCGTCGCGTTCGCGAACGCGACAACCACGCCCGGGCAGATCGCGTTCAGCCTGGACCCGGCGGTGGGCTACACCTCCGACGCCCAGTTCACGGCGGACATCGCGGCCAAGCAGGCCGAGGGCAAGTCCGTGGTGCTGTCCGTCGGCGGGCAGAACGGCACCGTCTCCGTCAGCGACGCCGCCTCGGCGTCCGCGTTCGCCGACTCCGCGTACGCGCTGATGCAGCAGTACGGGTTCAACGGCATCGACATCGACCTGGAGAACGGGCTCAACTCGACCTACATGGCGCAGGCACTGCATCAGCTCGCGGCCAAGGCGGGCTCCGGGTTCGTGCTGACGATGGCGCCGCAGACCATCGACATGCAGTCGACGTCCGCCGAGTACTTCAAGACGGCGCTGGCCGTGAAGGACATCCTGACCGTCGTCAACATGCAATACTACAACAGCGGTTCGATGCTGGGCTGCGACGGCAAGGTCTACTCACAGGGCTCCGTCGACTTCATCACGGCGCTCGCCTGCATCCAGCTCCAGGGCGGACTCGACCCGTCGCAGGTCGGCATCGGCGTACCGGCGTCGTCGAGCGCGGCGGGCAGCGGGTACGTGGCGCCCTCGGTCGTCGACGACGCCCTGGACTGCCTGACGAAGGGCAGCAACTGCGGTTCCTTCACTCCCCCGACGACCTGGCCGGGCGTGCGCGGTGCGATGGCCTGGTCGACCAACTGGGACGCGTCGGCCGGCAGCGCCTGGTCGAGCACGGTCGGCGGGCACGTGCACTCCCTCTGA
- a CDS encoding pyridoxal phosphate-dependent aminotransferase, with product MQVIQSTKLANVCYEIRGPVLDEAMRLEAAGHRILKLNTGNPAAFGFECPPEILEDMLRNLATAHGYGDAKGLLSARRAVMQHYQTKGIELGVEDIYLGNGVSELIQMAMQALLDDGDEVLVPAPDYPLWTASVSLAGGTAVHYRCDEQADWQPDLTDIERKITDRTKAIVIINPNNPTGAVYGPEMLTALADVARRHGLVICSDEIYDRILYDGATHTPTAALAPDLLTLTFNGLSKNYRVAGFRSGWLAVCGPKGHASSYIEGLTILANMRLCANMPSQYAVAAALGGRQTIDEMVLPGGRILEQRDTAYELLTQIPGVTCVKPKGALYLFPRLDPAVYKIKDDREMVLDLLRAEKIMVVHGTGFNWPEPDHFRIVTLPTAADLADAVTRIGTFLDGYGQH from the coding sequence ATGCAGGTGATCCAGTCGACCAAGCTCGCCAACGTCTGTTACGAGATCCGGGGCCCGGTGCTCGACGAGGCGATGCGCCTTGAGGCGGCCGGCCACCGCATCCTGAAGCTCAACACGGGCAACCCCGCGGCGTTCGGCTTCGAGTGCCCGCCGGAGATCCTTGAGGACATGCTCCGCAACCTCGCCACGGCGCACGGCTACGGCGACGCGAAGGGGCTGCTGTCCGCGCGGCGCGCGGTGATGCAGCACTACCAGACCAAGGGCATCGAGCTGGGCGTCGAGGACATCTACCTCGGCAACGGGGTGTCCGAGCTGATCCAGATGGCGATGCAGGCCCTGCTGGACGACGGCGACGAGGTGCTCGTACCGGCACCGGACTACCCGCTGTGGACCGCGTCGGTCTCGCTCGCGGGCGGCACCGCCGTCCACTACCGGTGCGACGAGCAGGCGGACTGGCAGCCCGACCTCACCGACATCGAGCGCAAGATCACCGACCGCACCAAGGCGATCGTGATCATCAACCCGAACAACCCGACGGGCGCGGTGTACGGCCCCGAGATGCTGACGGCCCTGGCCGACGTCGCCCGCCGGCACGGCCTCGTGATCTGCTCGGACGAGATCTACGACCGGATCCTGTACGACGGCGCCACCCACACGCCGACCGCGGCGCTCGCGCCCGACCTGCTGACGCTCACGTTCAACGGCCTGTCCAAGAACTACCGGGTGGCCGGGTTCCGCTCCGGCTGGCTCGCGGTGTGCGGCCCGAAGGGCCACGCGTCCTCGTACATCGAGGGGCTGACGATCCTCGCGAACATGCGGCTGTGCGCGAACATGCCGTCGCAGTACGCGGTGGCCGCCGCGCTCGGCGGCCGGCAGACCATCGACGAGATGGTGCTGCCGGGCGGCCGGATCCTGGAGCAGCGGGACACGGCGTACGAGCTGCTGACGCAGATCCCGGGGGTGACGTGCGTGAAGCCGAAGGGCGCGCTGTATCTGTTCCCGCGGCTCGACCCGGCGGTCTACAAGATCAAGGACGACCGGGAGATGGTCCTGGACCTGCTCCGCGCGGAGAAGATCATGGTGGTGCACGGTACGGGCTTCAACTGGCCGGAGCCGGACCACTTCCGGATCGTGACGCTGCCCACGGCGGCGGACCTGGCGGACGCGGTGACCCGGATCGGGACGTTCCTCGACGGCTACGGACAGCACTGA
- a CDS encoding N-acyl-D-amino-acid deacylase family protein — translation MDLVIRGALIVDGSGDPSYRADVGIDGGRIAGITPEGGGPRPSAARQIDAAGLALSPGFVDMHAHSDLALLRDPEHLAKTAQGVTLEVLGQDGLSYAPADDRTLGEIRRTIAGWNGGGPGDRSVDFDWRTVGAYLDRLDGAFGGRGIAVNAAYLVPQGSVRMLAVGWQDRPTSARELDRMRQLVAEGLQQGAVGMSSGLTYTPGMYADDAELTQLCRVVAHYGGYYCPHHRSYGAGALAAYTEMVELSRDAGCALHLAHATMNFPENEGRAPELLALLDRALADGADISLDTYPYTPGATTLAAMLPSWANEGGPDAALARLADPAVAARVRHDLEVTGSDGCHGVPIDWDTIEISGVTSADLAPYVGRSVAASARAAGEQPWTVALRLLTRDRLAPTILQHVGHEENVRRIMRHRVHTGGSDGILHGSKPHPRAYGTFPHYLGRYVRELGVLSLEECVAHLTGRPAARLRLADRGLVRPGFRADLVLFDPDTVAAGSTFDAPRTPPTGIPYVMIDGRFVMADGRRTDVLAGRSVRRRADGTAV, via the coding sequence GTGGATCTCGTCATCCGTGGGGCGCTGATCGTGGACGGATCGGGCGACCCGTCCTACCGCGCCGACGTGGGCATCGACGGCGGCCGGATCGCCGGGATCACGCCGGAGGGCGGCGGGCCGCGCCCGTCCGCCGCCCGGCAGATCGACGCGGCGGGGCTCGCCCTGTCCCCCGGCTTCGTCGACATGCACGCGCACAGCGATCTGGCGCTGCTGCGCGACCCCGAACACCTCGCGAAGACCGCGCAGGGCGTGACCCTCGAAGTACTCGGACAGGACGGCCTGTCGTACGCGCCGGCCGACGACCGCACGCTCGGCGAGATCCGCCGCACCATCGCCGGCTGGAACGGCGGCGGGCCGGGCGACCGCTCCGTCGACTTCGACTGGCGCACGGTCGGCGCGTACCTGGACCGGCTGGACGGCGCGTTCGGCGGACGGGGCATCGCGGTGAACGCGGCGTACCTGGTGCCGCAGGGCTCGGTGCGGATGCTGGCCGTCGGCTGGCAGGACCGGCCGACGAGCGCGCGGGAACTCGACCGGATGCGGCAGTTGGTCGCCGAGGGCCTGCAGCAGGGCGCGGTCGGCATGTCGTCGGGCCTGACGTACACGCCCGGCATGTACGCGGACGACGCCGAACTGACCCAGTTGTGCCGGGTGGTGGCCCATTACGGCGGCTACTACTGCCCGCACCACCGCAGTTACGGCGCGGGCGCCCTCGCCGCCTACACGGAGATGGTGGAACTGTCCCGCGACGCGGGCTGCGCCCTGCACCTCGCGCACGCCACGATGAACTTCCCGGAGAACGAGGGCCGCGCGCCCGAACTCCTCGCGCTCCTGGACCGCGCGCTCGCGGACGGCGCCGACATCTCGCTCGACACCTACCCGTACACCCCGGGCGCGACGACGCTCGCGGCGATGCTGCCGAGCTGGGCCAACGAGGGCGGACCCGACGCCGCGCTGGCCCGCCTGGCGGATCCGGCGGTGGCCGCCCGGGTCCGCCACGACCTGGAGGTCACCGGCTCCGACGGCTGCCACGGCGTGCCCATCGACTGGGACACCATCGAGATCTCCGGCGTCACCTCTGCGGACCTCGCACCGTACGTCGGCCGGTCGGTGGCCGCCTCGGCGCGGGCGGCGGGCGAACAGCCGTGGACGGTGGCACTGCGCCTGCTGACCCGCGACCGGCTCGCGCCGACGATCCTGCAGCACGTGGGCCACGAGGAGAACGTGCGCCGCATCATGCGCCACCGGGTACACACCGGCGGCAGCGACGGCATCCTGCACGGCAGCAAGCCGCACCCCCGCGCCTACGGCACCTTCCCGCACTACCTCGGCCGCTACGTACGGGAGTTGGGCGTGCTGTCGCTGGAGGAGTGCGTGGCCCACCTGACCGGCCGTCCGGCGGCCCGGCTCCGCCTCGCGGACCGGGGCCTCGTGCGCCCCGGCTTCCGCGCCGACCTGGTCCTCTTCGACCCGGACACGGTCGCGGCGGGCTCCACCTTCGACGCGCCGAGGACGCCCCCGACAGGCATCCCGTACGTCATGATCGACGGGCGGTTCGTGATGGCGGACGGCCGCCGCACGGACGTCCTCGCGGGCCGCTCGGTACGGCGGAGGGCGGACGGGACGGCGGTCTGA